The Brachyhypopomus gauderio isolate BG-103 chromosome 1, BGAUD_0.2, whole genome shotgun sequence genome includes a window with the following:
- the LOC143527829 gene encoding ubiquitin carboxyl-terminal hydrolase 37-like: MGCIYSCMKKKNKEGVNSEVKKKKKQRWWRHIESSSLTQVTDTQSLNVSSSSISCSSSSEGHLARSNNKLPTEPKNTEGIVPGAADKNVCSVPMDRFPAVVVEGDFRVQNLQHLLPHIVSSERVTESGQGEGQGHAPTVSAGRDTEIRQLGFPNIGNTCYMNATLQCLLSLSCFWSPIRAQCSSWTDPSSCQMLRCFADLQQGRLTSRSSSKKKKLLRALNACISVRCPAFGEDYEQF, translated from the exons ATGGGTTGCATTTACTCGTGTATGAAG aaaaagaacaaagagggtGTGAATAGTGaagttaaaaagaagaaaaagcaaaGATGGTGGAGACATATAGAGTCATCCTCCCTGACACAAGTAACTGACACTCAGTCCTTGAAtgtcagctcctcctccatctcttgctcctcttcctctgagggACACTTAGCCAG GTCCAACAACAAACTCCCTACTGAACCCAAGAACACGGAAGGGATTGTTCCTG GGGCTGCTGATAAAAATGTGTGCTCCGTGCCCATGGATAG ATTTCCGGCTGTTGTGGTAGAGGGAGACTTTCGTGTGCAGAATTTGCAGCACCTGTTACCGCACATCGTCAGTAGTGAAAGGGTGACTGAGAGTGGCCAGGGTGAGGgccaaggacacgcccccactgtTTCTGctggcagagacacagagatccGACAGCTCGG GTTTCCCAACATTGGGAATACATGTTATATGAACGCCACTCTGCAGTGTCTTCTgagtctctcctgcttctggagccccatcagagctcagtgctccagctggacggatccatccagctgccagatgctcaG atgttttgcagatctacagcaaggcaggctcactagtcgtagctcttcaaagaagaagaagctcctgagagccctgaatgcctgtatttcagtcagatgccctgcgtttggagaggactacgaacag TTTTAA